A genomic region of Papaver somniferum cultivar HN1 chromosome 7, ASM357369v1, whole genome shotgun sequence contains the following coding sequences:
- the LOC113295656 gene encoding uncharacterized protein LOC113295656 → MGETQGLDASNTSLITTSFASIVKGNKTLTVEHVAGEKTHITTTVDGADFQEVKTSLEQQWKLREGWVQFVSLNRGFFIIKLLSQEDKDRVFTEEGWMVKQQQFRFIEWYPGFDANKPPSSRATVWVRFPGLPMELWVEKTLLSLGKSLGNPIVVDSRTLNHEYGHFASVLIDIDFASHDADEIHVVDGRNFLQAIDIPKRPSFCSSCKIIGHLDAVRDKNKEVNHVQAIHNDAKEAAVVNDWKEVRHKKHGESGSVVIPTVVVSVDNNASLTPLVDQLLQSERVVHQNKFDVLHRELGLDNDTSDVLLETEEEKELGNDVDADIFDRWEASRVTRKADEQAAYNLVSTGSKENSAKNTQCTQVEQGDEISEEERTALELQKKWKQM, encoded by the exons atgGGGGAAACTCAGGGTCTGGATGCTAGTAATACGTCTCTTATTACTACATCTTTTGCGAGTATAGTTAAGggaaacaaaaccctaactgTTGAACATGTTGCTGGGGAAAAAACTCATATTACCACCACTGTTGAT GGGGCTGATTTTCAGGAGGTTAAAACCTCTCTAGAACAACAATGGAAACTAAGAGAAGGGTGGGTTCAGTTTGTATCACTGAATCGGGGTTTCTTCATTATCAAACTTCTTTCACAAGAAGATAAAGATAGGGTTTTCACTGAGGAAGGATGGATGGTAAAACAACAACAGTTTAGATTCATTGAGTGGTACCCTGGTTTTGATGCTAACAAACCACCATCTTCACGTGCAACTGTTTGGGTGAGATTTCCAGGCTTGCCAATGGAGTTATGGGTTGAGAAGACATTGTTATCTCTGGGTAAATCTCTGGGGAATCCAATTGTGGTAGATTCAAGAACTTTGAACCATGAATATGGTCATTTTGCATCTGTCCTTATAGATATTGATTTTGCTTCACATGATGCTGATGAAATTCATGTTGTTGATGGTAGAAACTTCTTACAAGCTATAGATATTCCAAAGCGTCCTAGTTTTTGTTCAAGTTGTAAGATCATTGGTCATTTGGATGCG GTTCGTGACAAAAATAAGGAGGTTAATCATGTTCAAGCCATTCATAATGATGCTAAGGAGGCTGCTGTTGTGAATGATTGGAAAGAGGTACGTCATAAAAAGCATGGAGAGAGTGGTAGTGTGgttatcccaactgttgttgTTTCAGTTGATAACAATGCTTCACTTACGCCACTTGTGGATCAACTTTTACAATCTGAGAGGGTTGTACACCAAAATAAGTTTGATGTGCTTCATAGGGAATTAGGCCTTGATAATGACACAAGTGATGTACTGCTAGAAACTGAAGAGGAAAAAGAGTTGGGGAATGATGTTGATGCTGATATATTTGATAGATGGGAGGCTAGCAGAGTGACAAGAAAGGCAGATGAGCAAGCTGCTTACAACTTGGTTTCAACTGGCAGTAAGGAGAATTCAGCAAAGAACACACAGTGCACTCAGGTTGAACAAGGTGATGAAATAAGTGAAGAGGAGCGAACGGCTTTggagttacaaaaaaaatggaagcAGATGTAG